One window from the genome of Haloprofundus halobius encodes:
- a CDS encoding acyl-CoA carboxylase subunit beta encodes MDDRIEELREKREEARKGGGEDRIESQHDKGKMTARERIDYFLDDGTFHEFDQFRTHRTHKFGMEEKQLYGDGVVTGYGEVDGRTVFVFAHDFTVFGGSLGEVFAEKICKLMDQAMEVGAPIVGLNDSAGARIQEGVTSLGGFADIFTRNQKASGVIPQISAIMGPCAGGAVYSPAITDFIFMVKDTSHMFITGPDVIKTVTGEEVTFEELGGAVTHASTSGVSHFAVNSEEEALDEIARLLSYLPQNNVEDPPRVDPWDDPERADEELNSIVPDQPRKPYDMHDVVDRVCDEHSFFEVHEGFAKNILVGFARLDGHAVGVVANQPRVNAGTLDIQASEKGARFVRFCDAFNIPILSFVDVPGFLPGTDQEHNGIIRHGAKLLYAYSEATVPLLTVITRKAYGGAYDVMASKHLGADVNYAWPTAEIAVMGPQGAVNILYREELAEADDPDARRDELIEEYREEFANPYTAADRGFLDDVIEPTETRARLVDDLHMLKSKREQTPDKKHGNLPI; translated from the coding sequence ATGGACGACCGTATCGAAGAGCTCCGCGAGAAGCGCGAGGAGGCGCGCAAAGGCGGCGGCGAGGACCGAATCGAGTCCCAGCACGACAAGGGGAAGATGACGGCGCGCGAGCGCATCGACTACTTCCTCGACGACGGGACGTTCCACGAGTTCGACCAGTTCCGTACCCACCGAACCCACAAGTTCGGAATGGAGGAGAAACAGCTGTACGGCGACGGTGTCGTCACCGGCTACGGCGAGGTCGACGGACGCACCGTCTTCGTGTTCGCGCACGACTTCACCGTCTTCGGTGGCTCTCTCGGCGAGGTGTTCGCCGAGAAAATCTGTAAGCTGATGGACCAGGCGATGGAGGTCGGCGCACCCATCGTCGGTCTCAACGACTCCGCGGGCGCGCGGATTCAGGAGGGCGTCACGTCGCTCGGTGGCTTCGCCGACATCTTCACGCGAAACCAGAAGGCCAGCGGTGTCATTCCGCAGATTTCGGCCATCATGGGACCATGCGCGGGCGGTGCGGTGTACTCGCCCGCCATCACCGACTTCATCTTCATGGTGAAGGATACGAGCCACATGTTCATCACCGGTCCCGACGTCATCAAGACGGTCACCGGCGAGGAAGTGACGTTCGAGGAACTCGGCGGCGCGGTTACTCACGCGTCGACCTCCGGAGTCTCGCACTTCGCGGTCAACTCCGAGGAGGAGGCGCTCGACGAGATAGCGCGTCTGCTCTCGTACCTTCCGCAGAACAACGTCGAGGACCCGCCGCGCGTCGATCCGTGGGACGACCCTGAACGGGCGGACGAGGAACTCAACTCTATCGTCCCCGACCAGCCTCGAAAACCGTACGACATGCACGATGTCGTCGACCGCGTCTGCGACGAACACTCCTTCTTCGAGGTCCACGAGGGGTTCGCGAAGAACATCCTCGTCGGCTTCGCCCGCCTCGACGGCCACGCCGTCGGCGTCGTCGCCAACCAACCGCGCGTCAACGCGGGGACGCTCGACATCCAAGCCTCCGAGAAGGGCGCGCGCTTCGTCCGCTTCTGCGACGCGTTCAACATCCCCATCCTCTCGTTCGTCGACGTACCCGGCTTCCTCCCCGGCACCGATCAGGAACACAACGGTATCATCCGCCACGGGGCGAAACTGCTGTACGCCTACTCCGAGGCGACGGTTCCGCTCCTGACGGTCATCACGCGCAAAGCCTACGGCGGCGCGTACGACGTGATGGCCTCGAAGCACTTGGGCGCGGACGTGAACTACGCGTGGCCGACGGCCGAAATCGCCGTCATGGGGCCGCAAGGAGCGGTGAACATCCTCTACCGCGAGGAACTCGCCGAGGCCGACGACCCCGACGCCCGCCGCGACGAACTCATCGAGGAGTACCGCGAGGAGTTCGCCAACCCGTACACCGCGGCGGACCGTGGGTTCCTCGACGACGTCATCGAACCGACTGAGACGCGGGCGCGACTCGTCGACGACCTGCACATGCTGAAGTCCAAGCGCGAACAGACGCCCGACAAGAAACACGGGAACCTCCCGATATGA
- a CDS encoding NADPH:quinone reductase: protein MRAARFHEHGGPEVLSVDDVDSPEPGYGEVVVDVRAIGVNPVDTYFREGAYPVPSLPFTPGSDLAGVVSSVGDGVERFAPGDRVFGTGLGNGMHGTYAEEVAAPAEFLATLPEGSSFEDGAALALVGMTAWQALVAHAELEPAELALVHGGNGGVGHVAIQLAETMGARVLTTANPDYRDRLQELGAETVFDYGRSDLTESVQRVGAPEVIVDTWMDQYLQFDADVAAQGARVICVGNSTEQAGLSAVGAAKSKDVRFQFMTMYNTPDKAAVLARLGDLLARGEVVPEIEETYSLDETGEAQRAVLEESFLGKLVITT from the coding sequence ATGCGCGCAGCCAGATTCCACGAACACGGTGGTCCCGAGGTACTGAGCGTCGACGACGTCGACTCGCCCGAACCCGGTTACGGCGAAGTCGTCGTCGACGTCCGCGCCATCGGCGTCAACCCCGTAGACACCTACTTCCGCGAGGGCGCGTACCCCGTCCCCTCGCTTCCCTTTACGCCGGGGTCGGATCTCGCGGGCGTCGTATCGAGCGTCGGCGACGGCGTCGAGCGGTTCGCGCCCGGCGACCGAGTGTTCGGCACCGGCCTCGGCAACGGCATGCACGGCACCTACGCCGAGGAAGTCGCCGCGCCCGCGGAGTTCCTCGCAACCCTCCCGGAAGGGTCCTCCTTCGAGGACGGCGCGGCGCTCGCGCTCGTCGGGATGACCGCGTGGCAGGCGCTCGTCGCCCACGCGGAGTTAGAACCCGCAGAGTTGGCGCTCGTCCACGGCGGCAACGGCGGCGTCGGCCACGTCGCCATCCAACTCGCGGAGACGATGGGCGCGCGGGTGCTGACGACCGCAAATCCGGATTACCGCGACAGACTGCAGGAGCTCGGCGCGGAGACGGTGTTCGACTACGGCCGCAGCGACCTGACCGAGTCCGTCCAGCGGGTCGGCGCGCCCGAGGTCATCGTCGATACGTGGATGGACCAGTATCTCCAGTTCGATGCCGACGTGGCAGCGCAGGGCGCTCGCGTCATCTGCGTCGGCAACTCGACCGAGCAAGCGGGACTCTCCGCCGTGGGCGCGGCCAAGAGCAAGGACGTTCGCTTCCAGTTCATGACGATGTACAACACGCCGGACAAGGCGGCGGTGCTGGCGCGCCTCGGCGATTTGCTCGCCCGCGGCGAAGTCGTCCCCGAGATCGAGGAGACGTACAGTCTGGACGAGACGGGCGAGGCACAGCGCGCCGTATTGGAGGAGAGCTTCCTCGGGAAGTTGGTTATCACGACCTGA
- a CDS encoding sodium-dependent transporter produces MTRETWGTRIGFILAAVGSAVGLGNIWRFPWVAAEQGGSAFLVVYLLIVLAIGVPGLLAEFVIGRRSKRNPVGALRSLSGSKNWGRIGFFSVVTSVALLSFYSVVGGWILRYFVESGAALLGGEAPYFSNPGDYFGAAAFGLDAVFFHVLFLLLTAGIVFAGVRRGIEVGTTVMMPAVFVLLVALAVWASTRGGAAGGYEFFLRFDATTVRENFFQVLGPAAGQALFTLSLGAGTMITYSSYLDEDRSLPADATTIAVLNTAVGVLAGLVVFPLLFSLGIDPASTGTGEGALFVGLAGAFSQLPGGVLIATAFFAVVTLAALSSSISMLEIPVSYLVDEHGMARRTAVGLLSALVAVTGSVCALRPGIFGFVAGTLVDVLLTAGLAVFLVFVGWVMGRDALDEFRAGSGTFARALADPWRLAVGVVIPLFLVFTLLTTFGIDAQVGFWPTVGIAVGVAVVTILGARASRRLPAN; encoded by the coding sequence ATGACACGGGAGACGTGGGGGACACGAATCGGTTTCATCCTCGCCGCGGTGGGGAGTGCGGTCGGGCTGGGCAACATCTGGCGGTTCCCTTGGGTCGCCGCCGAACAGGGCGGGAGCGCCTTCCTCGTCGTCTATCTCCTCATCGTGCTCGCCATCGGCGTCCCGGGACTCCTCGCCGAGTTCGTCATCGGACGTCGTTCGAAACGCAATCCCGTCGGCGCGCTCCGGTCGCTGTCGGGATCGAAAAACTGGGGTCGAATCGGCTTCTTCAGCGTCGTCACCTCCGTCGCGCTGCTGTCGTTCTACAGCGTCGTCGGTGGATGGATCCTCCGCTACTTCGTCGAGAGCGGGGCCGCACTTCTCGGCGGTGAAGCGCCGTACTTCTCGAACCCCGGCGACTACTTCGGCGCGGCGGCGTTCGGCCTCGACGCCGTCTTCTTCCACGTGCTGTTTCTGCTTCTGACCGCGGGCATCGTCTTTGCGGGCGTCCGCCGGGGCATCGAGGTCGGGACGACGGTGATGATGCCTGCCGTCTTCGTGCTCCTCGTCGCCCTCGCGGTGTGGGCCTCGACGCGCGGCGGTGCCGCCGGCGGCTACGAGTTCTTCCTGCGCTTCGACGCGACGACGGTCCGAGAGAACTTCTTCCAGGTGCTCGGTCCGGCGGCCGGACAGGCGCTGTTCACGCTTTCGCTCGGCGCGGGGACGATGATAACGTACTCGTCGTACCTCGACGAGGACCGCTCGCTCCCCGCGGACGCGACGACCATCGCCGTTCTCAACACCGCCGTCGGGGTGCTCGCGGGACTCGTCGTCTTCCCGCTCTTGTTCTCGCTCGGTATCGACCCTGCGTCGACGGGCACCGGCGAGGGCGCGCTGTTCGTCGGTCTCGCGGGCGCGTTCTCGCAACTGCCCGGCGGCGTGCTCATCGCGACGGCGTTCTTTGCAGTCGTGACGCTGGCGGCGCTGTCGAGTTCCATCAGCATGCTCGAAATCCCCGTCTCGTATCTCGTCGACGAACACGGGATGGCGCGCCGTACCGCGGTCGGACTCCTGTCGGCCCTCGTCGCGGTGACGGGCAGCGTCTGTGCGCTCCGTCCCGGTATCTTTGGCTTCGTCGCCGGGACACTCGTCGACGTTCTCCTGACCGCCGGCCTCGCGGTGTTCCTCGTCTTCGTCGGCTGGGTGATGGGTCGGGACGCCCTCGACGAGTTCCGCGCCGGGAGCGGGACGTTCGCCCGCGCGCTCGCGGACCCGTGGCGCCTTGCCGTCGGCGTCGTCATCCCGCTGTTCCTCGTGTTCACGCTCCTGACGACGTTCGGCATCGACGCGCAGGTGGGTTTCTGGCCCACCGTCGGCATCGCCGTCGGCGTCGCCGTCGTCACCATCCTCGGCGCGCGCGCCTCGCGGCGACTCCCAGCGAACTGA
- the sucD gene encoding succinate--CoA ligase subunit alpha: MSILVDDDTRVVVQGITGGEGKFHTGQMEAYGTNVVAGAVPGKGGQEVDGIPVYDTVDEAVREEDADASVVFVPPAFAGDAVFEALDTDLDLVVAITEGIPTQDMAKVNKRLSEVDTRLIGPNCPGIITPGEAKLGILPGNIFADGNVGLVSRSGTLTYQVVDNLTARGIGQTTAIGIGGDPIIGTDFVDALSLFEADDETDAVVMCGEIGGEDEEEAANFIDEHMETPVAGFIAGRTAPPGKRMGHAGAIVSGSGTGTAESKINALNDAGVPVGDTPEEVADNIESFL, encoded by the coding sequence ATGAGTATCTTAGTCGACGACGACACGCGCGTAGTGGTACAGGGCATCACCGGCGGCGAGGGCAAGTTCCACACCGGCCAGATGGAAGCGTACGGGACGAACGTCGTCGCGGGCGCGGTGCCCGGCAAAGGCGGACAGGAGGTCGACGGCATCCCGGTCTACGACACCGTCGACGAGGCCGTCCGCGAGGAGGACGCCGACGCCTCCGTCGTCTTCGTCCCCCCGGCGTTCGCCGGCGACGCCGTGTTCGAGGCGCTCGACACCGACCTCGACCTCGTCGTCGCCATCACCGAGGGCATCCCGACGCAGGACATGGCGAAGGTGAACAAGCGGCTCTCGGAGGTCGACACCCGCCTCATCGGCCCGAACTGCCCCGGCATCATCACCCCCGGCGAGGCGAAACTCGGCATCCTCCCCGGCAACATCTTCGCCGACGGCAACGTGGGTCTCGTCTCGCGCTCCGGCACCCTCACGTACCAGGTCGTCGACAACCTCACCGCCCGCGGCATCGGTCAGACCACCGCCATCGGCATCGGTGGCGACCCCATCATCGGCACGGACTTCGTCGACGCCCTCTCGCTGTTCGAGGCGGACGACGAGACCGATGCCGTCGTCATGTGCGGCGAAATCGGCGGCGAGGACGAGGAAGAAGCAGCGAACTTCATCGACGAACACATGGAAACGCCCGTCGCCGGCTTCATCGCCGGGCGGACCGCGCCGCCGGGCAAGCGCATGGGTCACGCGGGAGCCATCGTCTCCGGCAGCGGTACCGGCACCGCAGAGAGCAAGATCAACGCCCTCAACGACGCGGGCGTCCCCGTCGGCGACACGCCCGAGGAAGTCGCCGACAACATCGAGTCGTTCCTCTGA
- a CDS encoding DUF7282 domain-containing protein, which produces MTAVVALAVLAAAVTLLGPAATGAAAAQTNDSANDSANGTATLEYNDQTLENQSVVVEEANLSNGGYVVIFDEGGDLIGHSDYLEPGEQTNITVTLNDSFSGDQVTIATAHTDDGDQEFNQSADVPYQENGAPISSTAYLNTEGQSEETPSGNETTTSADETTTSVDTESTDEAATDEATTEGEETTSTDGPGFGVVAALVGLLGAAAVALRRD; this is translated from the coding sequence TTGACCGCCGTCGTGGCGCTCGCCGTGCTCGCCGCTGCGGTGACCCTCCTCGGTCCCGCGGCGACGGGAGCGGCCGCCGCGCAGACGAACGACAGCGCAAACGACTCCGCGAACGGAACCGCGACGCTCGAATACAACGACCAGACCCTCGAGAACCAGAGCGTCGTCGTTGAGGAAGCGAACCTCTCGAACGGCGGCTACGTCGTCATCTTCGACGAGGGCGGCGACCTCATCGGTCACTCGGACTACCTCGAACCGGGCGAGCAGACGAACATCACGGTGACGCTCAACGACTCGTTCTCCGGGGATCAGGTGACGATAGCGACCGCACACACCGACGACGGTGACCAGGAGTTCAACCAGTCCGCGGACGTTCCCTACCAGGAGAACGGCGCGCCCATCAGTAGCACGGCGTACCTGAACACCGAAGGCCAGAGCGAGGAGACGCCGTCCGGCAACGAGACGACGACCTCTGCTGACGAGACGACCACGTCGGTCGACACCGAGTCCACCGACGAAGCAGCGACCGACGAGGCGACGACCGAAGGTGAGGAGACCACCAGCACGGACGGACCCGGCTTCGGCGTCGTCGCGGCGCTCGTCGGCCTCCTCGGCGCGGCCGCCGTCGCCCTCCGACGCGACTGA
- a CDS encoding DUF4177 domain-containing protein gives MQRWEYKTRRIDSDLPLFSSDTSPEVELNELGDEGWELVDTIIGSGSSGTETKSLILKRPKQ, from the coding sequence ATGCAACGCTGGGAGTACAAGACCCGCCGAATCGACAGCGACTTGCCACTCTTCTCGTCGGACACGAGCCCCGAAGTCGAACTGAACGAACTCGGCGACGAGGGCTGGGAACTCGTCGACACCATCATCGGGTCGGGGTCGAGCGGTACCGAGACGAAGTCGCTCATCCTGAAGCGTCCGAAGCAGTAA
- a CDS encoding zinc ribbon domain-containing protein, whose product MELLFRLLVAGFVIVAPSALFLGLWHGLHRLRDDRLVERLFDETDDAELSRGGRFVLTPTARRSRASGSVACAACGTPNPRGVRFCHDCLSKLDAA is encoded by the coding sequence GATTCGTCATCGTCGCCCCGTCGGCGCTGTTTCTCGGTCTCTGGCACGGGTTACATCGGCTTCGGGACGACCGCCTCGTCGAACGACTGTTCGACGAGACCGACGACGCGGAACTGAGCCGTGGCGGTCGGTTCGTCCTGACGCCGACAGCGCGGCGCAGTCGCGCGTCCGGATCCGTCGCCTGTGCGGCCTGTGGAACCCCGAACCCCCGCGGAGTCCGCTTCTGTCACGACTGTCTGTCGAAACTCGACGCGGCGTAG
- a CDS encoding SDR family NAD(P)-dependent oxidoreductase, whose amino-acid sequence MTVLDRFRLDGRTAIVTGGNRGIGREIADALAEAGANIVVANRSSGSGEVAAEELADEWGVETLAVPVDVADEAEVRAMVDATVDRFGGVDVLVNNAGIVVHEAAEEMTVDEWDSVMETNVRGVFLCSKYAGIEMMESGGTILNVSSMSARIANYPQRQVAYNASKGAVESFTRQLASEWAEHDIRVNCLAPGYIRTDNTDQADDVDPNIDEVWRSEMLMDEIPGPDAVAPAALYLASDASSYVTGASLVVDGGYTVR is encoded by the coding sequence ATGACCGTACTCGACAGATTTCGACTCGACGGACGGACAGCCATCGTCACCGGCGGCAACCGCGGTATCGGCCGCGAGATCGCCGACGCGCTCGCTGAGGCGGGCGCGAACATCGTCGTCGCCAACCGGAGCAGCGGGTCAGGAGAGGTGGCCGCCGAGGAACTCGCCGACGAGTGGGGCGTCGAGACGCTCGCCGTCCCCGTAGACGTCGCCGACGAAGCCGAAGTTCGTGCGATGGTCGACGCGACTGTCGACCGCTTCGGCGGCGTCGACGTACTCGTCAACAACGCGGGCATCGTCGTCCACGAGGCCGCCGAGGAGATGACCGTCGACGAGTGGGATTCGGTGATGGAGACGAACGTTCGGGGAGTCTTTCTCTGCTCGAAGTACGCGGGTATCGAGATGATGGAGTCGGGCGGCACCATCCTCAACGTCTCCTCGATGTCCGCCCGAATCGCCAACTACCCGCAGCGGCAGGTCGCCTACAACGCCTCGAAGGGCGCAGTCGAGTCGTTCACCCGACAACTAGCCTCCGAGTGGGCCGAACACGACATCCGAGTCAACTGCCTCGCGCCGGGCTACATCCGTACCGACAACACCGACCAGGCCGACGACGTCGACCCGAACATCGACGAGGTGTGGCGCTCGGAGATGCTGATGGACGAGATTCCCGGCCCCGATGCCGTCGCGCCCGCGGCGCTCTACCTCGCCAGCGACGCCTCGTCGTACGTCACGGGCGCGTCGCTCGTCGTCGACGGCGGCTACACAGTTCGATAG
- a CDS encoding SDR family oxidoreductase, whose product MTVSFDFSDRVAVVTGASGALGSAVAEAFRDAGATVAACDVVEPSDEDAQLDADEGIQFYKADFTDEDTVSETMERIVDDHGRIDYLANIAGTWRGGSPIEETEVDTFDFLFDVNLKTMFLASKHAISHLKDEEGAIVSVSARSSLEGGEGDGIYRASKAGVRLLTETIAEENKGIVRANAVMPSVIDTPQNREMMEDADFDTWVKPEEIAQVVMFLCSDAADVTSGAAVPVYGEA is encoded by the coding sequence ATGACAGTAAGCTTCGACTTCAGCGACAGAGTCGCCGTCGTCACCGGCGCGTCGGGTGCGCTCGGCAGCGCTGTCGCCGAGGCGTTCCGCGACGCCGGCGCGACGGTCGCGGCCTGCGACGTGGTGGAACCGAGCGACGAGGACGCCCAACTCGACGCCGACGAGGGTATCCAGTTCTACAAAGCCGACTTCACCGACGAGGACACCGTCTCGGAGACGATGGAGCGAATCGTCGACGACCACGGGCGAATCGACTATCTCGCCAACATCGCCGGGACGTGGCGCGGGGGATCGCCGATCGAGGAGACCGAAGTGGACACGTTCGACTTCCTCTTCGACGTGAACCTGAAGACGATGTTTCTCGCCTCCAAGCACGCGATTTCCCACCTGAAGGACGAAGAGGGAGCCATCGTCTCCGTCTCCGCGCGGTCGTCGCTCGAAGGCGGCGAGGGCGACGGTATCTACCGGGCGTCGAAGGCGGGCGTGCGACTGCTCACCGAGACCATCGCCGAGGAGAATAAGGGAATCGTACGGGCGAACGCCGTGATGCCGAGCGTCATCGACACGCCGCAGAACAGAGAGATGATGGAAGACGCCGACTTCGACACGTGGGTGAAACCCGAGGAGATCGCACAGGTCGTCATGTTCCTCTGCTCGGACGCGGCGGACGTGACCAGCGGCGCGGCGGTGCCGGTGTACGGGGAAGCGTAG
- the sucC gene encoding ADP-forming succinate--CoA ligase subunit beta has protein sequence MKLHEYQAKDIFADAGIPVPESQLATSVDEAVDAAESIGYPVAIKAQVHVGGRGKAGGIKIASDEDEARQYADEILGMDLKGYTVEQVLVEAGVDFTDELYVGVTMDRGEGEPVAMVSTQGGVNIEEVAEENPDAIAREHVDPAFGLHPYQARKAVYDAGVDRSVARDVSSILTTLYDLYEERDASDIEVNPVMITSDGDVVAADAVMNIDDDALFRQSELAEMEDETYEDELEKKAGEYGFDYVRLDGNVGIIGNGAGLVMTTLDLVDYYGGKPANFLDIGGGAKAERVTNALDMVFSDENVDAVVFNIFGGITRGDEVAKGINEALESFDEIPKKVVVRLAGTNAEEGMEILNTDLVEVEETLEDAVQRAVENAQEASQ, from the coding sequence ATGAAGCTTCACGAGTATCAGGCGAAGGATATCTTCGCCGATGCCGGGATTCCCGTCCCGGAGTCACAGCTCGCGACGAGCGTCGACGAGGCGGTCGATGCGGCCGAGTCGATCGGCTACCCAGTCGCTATCAAGGCGCAGGTACACGTCGGCGGCCGCGGGAAGGCCGGCGGTATCAAGATCGCTTCCGACGAGGACGAGGCCCGCCAGTACGCCGACGAGATCCTCGGAATGGACCTGAAAGGGTACACCGTCGAGCAGGTGCTCGTCGAGGCCGGCGTCGACTTCACGGACGAACTGTACGTCGGTGTGACGATGGACCGCGGCGAGGGCGAACCCGTCGCTATGGTCTCCACGCAGGGCGGCGTCAACATCGAGGAGGTCGCCGAGGAGAACCCCGACGCAATCGCTCGTGAACACGTCGACCCGGCGTTCGGCCTGCACCCGTACCAGGCGCGGAAGGCCGTCTACGACGCCGGCGTCGACCGGTCGGTCGCCCGCGACGTCTCCTCGATTCTCACGACGCTGTACGACCTCTACGAGGAGCGCGACGCCTCCGACATCGAGGTCAACCCGGTGATGATCACGAGCGACGGCGACGTCGTCGCCGCCGACGCCGTGATGAACATCGACGACGACGCGCTGTTCCGCCAGTCTGAACTCGCCGAGATGGAGGACGAGACGTACGAGGACGAACTGGAGAAGAAAGCCGGCGAGTACGGCTTCGACTACGTCCGCCTCGACGGCAACGTCGGCATCATCGGCAACGGCGCAGGACTGGTCATGACGACGCTCGACCTCGTCGACTACTACGGCGGGAAGCCCGCGAACTTCCTCGACATCGGCGGCGGCGCCAAAGCCGAGCGTGTGACGAACGCGCTCGACATGGTGTTCTCCGACGAGAACGTCGACGCGGTCGTGTTCAACATCTTCGGCGGCATCACCCGCGGCGACGAGGTCGCCAAGGGCATCAACGAGGCGCTCGAATCGTTCGACGAGATTCCGAAGAAGGTCGTCGTCCGCCTCGCTGGCACGAACGCCGAGGAGGGGATGGAGATTCTGAATACCGACCTCGTGGAGGTCGAAGAGACGCTGGAGGACGCGGTTCAGCGTGCGGTCGAAAACGCCCAGGAGGCGAGCCAATGA
- a CDS encoding helix-turn-helix domain-containing protein: MSYIAEFELSGPTIPLIEALARVPSMKLRTEEAVSSGGSSILQLYVWASGDDFERFEAGLDVDETVVDYEVVDSFETKRLYRVRVPSDADVLYPAIVEVGASRLKLTTTYEGLDVRMRFPDRDSLSTFRQRVREAGISFSLKRLYAPESPELTKQYGLSEKQRTALLTAVDIGYYDVPRRANLDELAEKLDISGQAASERLRRGTVALVRNTIDAES, encoded by the coding sequence ATGAGTTACATCGCCGAGTTCGAGCTTTCGGGTCCAACGATACCGTTGATTGAGGCTCTGGCGCGCGTACCGTCGATGAAACTCCGCACCGAGGAGGCCGTCTCGTCCGGCGGCTCTTCGATTTTACAGCTGTACGTCTGGGCGTCCGGTGACGATTTCGAGCGGTTCGAGGCCGGTCTCGACGTGGACGAGACCGTCGTCGACTACGAGGTGGTCGACAGCTTCGAGACGAAACGACTCTATCGCGTACGCGTCCCCTCCGACGCAGACGTGTTGTATCCCGCCATCGTCGAAGTCGGCGCGTCGCGACTGAAGCTGACGACGACGTACGAAGGTCTCGACGTTCGGATGCGCTTTCCCGACCGGGACTCGCTCTCGACGTTCCGCCAGCGCGTTCGTGAAGCGGGGATCTCGTTCTCGCTGAAACGGCTCTACGCACCCGAGAGTCCCGAACTCACTAAACAGTACGGACTCTCGGAGAAACAGCGAACGGCGCTGCTGACCGCCGTCGACATCGGCTACTACGACGTCCCGCGCCGCGCGAATCTCGACGAACTCGCGGAAAAACTCGACATCTCGGGACAGGCCGCGTCCGAGCGCCTCCGCCGAGGGACGGTCGCGCTCGTGCGCAACACTATCGACGCCGAATCGTAG
- a CDS encoding sodium-dependent transporter, with protein MPARETWATRLGFILAAVGSAVGLGNIWRFPFLTGEAGGAAFLVVYLLFIAVVGLPVLLVEFVIGRRSERNPVNAFERLGKPAWTFIGAIGALAGFIILSYYSVVGGWVIQYIIGSLTGAYFSAPEEYFLSTASGTNAVVFHAVFMGLVAGVVALGIRDGLERAAKLMVPSVIVLLLGLAAYGATLDSAGEAYAYYLSPDFGEIAANAFSIIPDAAGQAFFTLSLGMGVMITYASYLGEDRNLLKDGLTVVTIDTLIAFLAGLVVFPFLFAQGTDPGSGGAGAVFISLAAAFAELPAGGIIGFVFFVMLGIAALTSAFSILEVIVSYAIDNFGVDRKVATVAIASVLFVIGIPTALDLTYLDTYDLLANNILLILGGTLMAIFVGWVYAEDSLAELAQGRSGDGAFETYWIWMLRIPVIALLLFTLYLGVTDYVGFLQETYF; from the coding sequence ATGCCTGCACGAGAAACTTGGGCCACACGGCTCGGATTCATTCTGGCAGCGGTCGGTAGCGCAGTTGGATTAGGAAACATCTGGCGTTTCCCCTTCCTGACGGGGGAAGCGGGCGGGGCGGCGTTCCTCGTCGTCTACCTGCTGTTCATCGCCGTCGTCGGACTCCCGGTACTCCTCGTGGAGTTCGTCATCGGTCGGCGCTCCGAGCGCAATCCGGTGAACGCGTTCGAGCGGCTCGGCAAACCGGCGTGGACGTTCATCGGCGCTATCGGGGCGCTCGCGGGGTTCATCATCCTCTCGTACTACAGCGTCGTCGGGGGCTGGGTCATCCAGTACATCATCGGGAGTCTCACGGGCGCGTACTTTAGCGCTCCCGAGGAGTACTTCCTCTCGACGGCCTCGGGAACGAACGCGGTCGTCTTCCACGCCGTTTTCATGGGCCTCGTTGCGGGCGTCGTCGCGCTCGGTATCCGTGACGGCCTCGAACGTGCGGCGAAACTCATGGTTCCGAGCGTCATCGTCCTGCTCCTCGGCCTAGCGGCCTACGGTGCGACGCTCGACTCGGCGGGCGAGGCGTACGCGTACTACCTCTCGCCGGACTTCGGCGAGATCGCGGCCAACGCCTTCTCCATCATCCCCGACGCGGCGGGACAGGCGTTCTTCACGCTCTCGCTCGGAATGGGCGTGATGATCACGTACGCGTCCTACCTCGGCGAGGACCGTAACCTGCTGAAGGACGGGCTGACCGTCGTCACCATCGACACGCTCATCGCGTTCCTCGCGGGTCTCGTCGTCTTCCCGTTCCTATTCGCGCAAGGGACCGACCCAGGGTCGGGCGGCGCGGGCGCGGTGTTCATCAGCCTCGCGGCGGCGTTCGCCGAACTCCCCGCGGGCGGAATCATCGGCTTCGTCTTCTTCGTGATGCTCGGAATCGCGGCGCTGACGAGCGCGTTCAGCATTCTCGAAGTCATCGTCTCGTACGCCATCGACAACTTCGGCGTCGACCGGAAGGTGGCGACCGTCGCCATCGCCAGCGTCCTGTTCGTCATCGGCATTCCGACGGCATTGGACCTCACGTACCTCGACACGTACGACCTGCTGGCGAACAACATCCTGCTCATCCTCGGCGGCACGCTTATGGCCATCTTCGTCGGCTGGGTCTACGCGGAGGACTCGCTGGCGGAACTCGCGCAGGGTCGCAGCGGCGACGGCGCGTTCGAGACCTACTGGATCTGGATGCTCCGCATCCCGGTTATCGCGCTCCTGCTGTTCACCCTCTATCTGGGTGTGACGGACTACGTCGGCTTCCTGCAGGAAACGTACTTCTGA